One segment of Salvia splendens isolate huo1 chromosome 20, SspV2, whole genome shotgun sequence DNA contains the following:
- the LOC121780921 gene encoding ubiquitin-conjugating enzyme E2 2 — MSTPSRKRLMRDFKRLQHDPPAGISGAPQDNNIMLWNAVIFGPDDTPWDGGTFKLTLQFTEDYPNKPPTVRFVSRMFHPNIYADGSICLDILQNQWSPIYDVAAILTSIQSLLCDPNPNSPANSEAARMFSENKREYNRRVREIVEQSWTAD; from the exons ATGTCGACTCCGTCTCGAAAGAGACTGATGAGGGACTTTAAGAGGTTGCAGCATGACCCGCCTGCTGGTATCAGTGGGGCGCCGCAAGACAACAACATTATGCTCTGGAATGCTGTTATATTCGG TCCTGATGATACGCCATGGGATGGAG GTACGTTCAAGTTGACCCTTCAGTTCACGGAAGATTATCCAAACAAGCCACCAACAGTTCGATTTGTTTCTAGAATGTTCCACCCAAATA TTTATGCGGATGGAAGTATATGTTTggacattcttcaaaatcagtGGAGTCCTATTTATGATGTTGCAGCTATACTCACTTCAATCCAG TCATTGCTGTGTGATCCAAATCCGAATTCCCCTGCAAATTCTGAAGCTGCTCGGATGTTCAGTGAGAATAAGAGAGAATACAATCGCAGAGTGAGGGAGATCGTCGAGCAGAGCTGGACGGCTGACTAA
- the LOC121782141 gene encoding cytochrome P450 94A1-like: MFTQDKTLHKYSIQINSIHIQILKKMDLTFLTTLIFFILVPLSLFIFTKSKTTSKNNSPKPPKSYPIVGSFFTIVKNKDRFVQWSSEIVTNSPNLTFSIHRSLGRWIVFTANPANVQHLLKDNFHNYEKGDFFKVTLRDFLGDGIFNSDGQTWKFQRQVASHEFNTKSLRKFVANVVDSELSERLIPILRKVAAEKTVIDFQDILQRFAFDNICKIAFGYDPGYLSPSLPKEKFAVAFEASVKLSSERFTSFIPLIWKIKKGMNIGSEKQLKVAIGEVRNFAKELIREKKRELEHKSSLESVDLLSRFLSSGHSDENFITDIVISFILAGRDTTSAALTWFFWLLSDHKEVEDEILREINGAASEGASAYDEVKDMVYTHASICESMRLYPPVPTDSKEAMGDDVLPDGTVVKKGMRVAYHPYAMGRVEKVWGKDWADFRPTRWLERAEGGGEKWSFVNRDSFTYPVFQAGPRICLGKEMAFLQMKRVIAGVLQQFRVVAAAEKEPEFITDLAAKMKGGFPVRIEERN; the protein is encoded by the coding sequence ATGTTCACACAAGACAAAACACTTCATAAATACTCAATCCAAATAAATTCAATTCACATCCAAATTCTGAAAAAAATGGACTTGACATTCTTAACCACACTCATCTTCTTCATACTTgtccctctttctctcttcatcttcacCAAATCAAAAACCACATCCAAAAATAACTCACCAAAGCCACCAAAATCATATCCAATCGTTGGCTCATTCTTCACAATAGTGAAGAACAAAGACAGGTTCGTGCAGTGGTCATCAGAGATAGTCACAAACTCCCCCAACTTAACCTTCTCCATCCACCGCAGCCTCGGCCGTTGGATCGTCTTCACGGCCAACCCGGCCAACGTGCAGCATCTCCTCAAGGACAACTTCCACAACTACGAGAAGGGGGACTTCTTCAAGGTCACCTTGAGAGACTTTCTCGGCGACGGCATATTCAACTCCGATGGCCAGACATGGAAGTTCCAACGGCAGGTCGCCAGCCATGAGTTCAACACGAAGTCCCTGCGCAAGTTCGTCGCGAACGTGGTGGACTCCGAGCTCTCCGAGCGCCTCATCCCCATCTTGAGAAAGGTGGCGGCCGAGAAAACTGTTATTGATTTTCAGGACATTCTGCAGAGGTTTGCTTTCGACAACATTTGCAAGATCGCGTTCGGTTATGATCCCGGATACCTGTCGCCGTCTCTGCCTAAAGAGAAGTTCGCGGTCGCTTTTGAAGCGTCCGTGAAGCTGTCGAGTGAGCGGTTCACCTCGTTCATCCCTTTGATCTGGAAAATCAAGAAGGGGATGAATATCGGATCAGAGAAGCAGCTCAAGGTAGCTATAGGCGAAGTACGAAACTTCGCGAAGGAATTAATCCGGGAGAAAAAGAGAGAGCTTGAGCATAAGTCATCTCTGGAGTCAGTCGATCTCCTCTCGAGATTCTTGAGCTCAGGCCATTCGGATGAAAACTTCATCACTGATATAGTGATAAGTTTCATTCTAGCAGGCCGAGACACGACTTCTGCAGCCCTCACGTGGTTTTTCTGGTTGCTTTCGGATCATAAAGAAGTGGAGGATGAGATTCTGAGAGAGATCAATGGAGCAGCATCAGAAGGAGCATCGGCTTATGATGAGGTGAAGGACATGGTGTACACTCACGCTTCGATTTGCGAAAGCATGAGGCTTTATCCTCCGGTTCCTACAGATAGCAAAGAAGCTATGGGTGATGATGTTTTGCCTGATGGAACAGTTGTGAAGAAGGGCATGAGAGTGGCGTATCATCCGTATGCTATGGGGAGAGTTGAGAAGGTGTGGGGTAAAGACTGGGCGGATTTCCGCCCCACGCGGTGGCTGGAGAGGGCGGAAGGCGGTGGTGAAAAGTGGAGTTTCGTAAACAGGGATAGCTTCACATACCCGGTGTTTCAGGCTGGGCCGAGGATTTGCCTTGGGAAAGAGATGGCTTTCTTGCAGATGAAGAGGGTGATTGCTGGTGTGTTGCAGCAGTTTagggtggtggcggcggcggaaaAGGAGCCTGAATTCATAACAGACCTGGCAGCTAAGATGAAGGGTGGTTTTCCAGTGAGGATTGAAGAGAGGAACTAG
- the LOC121782142 gene encoding cytochrome P450 94A1-like: protein MYFTISTTLIFLILIPLSLFIFTRSKTTSKNNSPKPPKSYPIFGSFFTIVKNKDRFVQWSSEIVTNSPNLTFSIHFSLGRWIVFTANPANVQHLLKDNFHNYEKGDFFKVNLRDFLGEGIFNSDGQTWKFQWQVASHEFNTKSLRKFVANVVDSELSERLIPILRKVAAEKTVIDFQDILQRFAFDNVCKIAFGYDPGYLSPSLPKEKFAVAFEAAVKLSSERFTSFIPLIWKIKKGMNIGSEKQLKVAIGEVRNFAKELIREKKRELEHKSSLESVDLLSRFLSSGHSDEDFITDIVISFILAGQDTTSAALTWFFWLLSDHKEVEDEILREINGATSEGASAYDEVKDMVYTHASICESMRLYPPVPTDSKEAMGDDVLPDGTVVKKGMRVAYHPYAMGRVEKVWGKDWADFRPTRWLERAEGGGEKWSFVNRDSFTYPVFQAGPRICLGKEMAFLQMKRVIAGVLQQFRVAAAAETEPVYVADITAKMKGGFPVRIEDRN, encoded by the coding sequence ATGTACTTCACCATCTCAACCACACTCATCTTCTTGATACTAatccctctctccctcttcaTCTTCACCAGATCCAAGACCACATCCAAAAATAACTCACCAAAGCCACCAAAATCATATCCAATCTTCGGTTCATTCTTCACAATAGTGAAGAACAAAGATAGGTTCGTGCAGTGGTCATCAGAGATAGTCACAAACTCCCCCAACTTAACCTTCTCCATCCACTTCAGCCTCGGCCGTTGGATCGTCTTCACGGCCAACCCGGCCAACGTGCAGCATCTCCTCAAGGACAACTTCCACAACTACGAGAAGGGGGACTTCTTCAAAGTCAACCTGAGAGACTTTCTCGGCGAAGGCATATTCAACTCCGATGGCCAGACATGGAAGTTCCAATGGCAGGTCGCCAGCCATGAGTTCAACACGAAGTCCCTGCGCAAGTTCGTCGCGAACGTGGTGGACTCCGAGCTCTCCGAGCGCCTCATCCCCATCTTGAGAAAGGTGGCGGCGGAGAAAACTGTTATTGATTTTCAGGACATTCTGCAGAGGTTTGCTTTCGACAACGTTTGCAAGATCGCGTTCGGTTATGATCCCGGATACCTGTCGCCGTCTCTGCCTAAGGAGAAGTTCGCGGTAGCTTTTGAAGCGGCCGTGAAGCTGTCGAGTGAGCGGTTCACCTCGTTCATCCCTTTGATCTGGAAAATCAAGAAGGGGATGAATATCGGATCGGAGAAGCAGCTCAAGGTAGCTATAGGCGAAGTACGAAACTTCGCGAAGGAATTAATCCGGGAGAAAAAGAGAGAGCTTGAGCATAAGTCGTCTCTGGAGTCAGTCGATCTCCTCTCGAGATTCTTGAGCTCAGGCCATTCGGATGAAGACTTCATCACTGATATAGTGATAAGTTTCATTCTAGCAGGCCAAGACACGACTTCTGCAGCCCTTACGTGGTTTTTCTGGTTGCTTTCGGATCATAAAGAAGTGGAGGATGAGATTCTGAGAGAGATCAATGGAGCAACATCAGAAGGTGCATCGGCTTATGATGAGGTGAAGGACATGGTGTACACTCACGCTTCGATTTGCGAAAGCATGAGGCTTTATCCTCCGGTTCCTACAGATAGTAAAGAAGCTATGGGTGATGATGTTTTGCCTGATGGAACAGTTGTGAAGAAGGGCATGAGAGTGGCGTATCATCCGTATGCTATGGGGAGAGTTGAGAAGGTGTGGGGTAAAGACTGGGCGGATTTCCGCCCGACGCGGTGGCTGGAGAGGGCGGAAGGCGGTGGTGAAAAGTGGAGTTTCGTAAACAGGGATAGTTTCACATACCCAGTGTTTCAGGCTGGGCCGAGGATTTGCCTTGGGAAAGAGATGGCTTTCTTGCAGATGAAGAGGGTGATTGCTGGTGTGTTGCAGCAGTTTAGGGTGGCGGCAGCAGCAGAAACAGAGCCGGTATACGTAGCAGACATAACAGCTAAAATGAAGGGTGGTTTTCCAGTGAGGATTGAAGATAGGAACTAG
- the LOC121782140 gene encoding cytochrome P450 94A2-like: protein MIFLLSSSHTTQSLHKYSIQIDSNFLKKMAFTFLTTLIFCILVPLSLFIFTKSKTTSKTSTKLPKSYPIFGSFFAIVKNRDRFVQWSSEIVISTPNLTFPLHRGRGHWIIYTANPANVQHLLKDNFHNYEKGNFFKVNLRDFLGDGIFNSDGQTWKFQRQVASHEFNTKSLRKFVVNVVDSELSERLIPILRKAAVEKTVIDFQDILQRFAFDNICKIAFGYDPGYLSASLPKEKFAVAFEMAVKLSTERFISFTPLIWKIKKAINVGSEKQLKIAIGEIHTFAKKIIREKKQELEHKSSLESVDLLSRFLSSGHSDEDFITDIVISFILAGRDTTSAALTWFFWLLSDRGEVENEILREINGTSEASSVYDEVKDMVYTHATICESMRLYPPVPTDSKEAIGDDVLPDGTAVKKGMRVLYHPYAMGRVEKVWGKDWAEFRPTRWLERAAGVDGKWSFVNRDSFTYPVFQAGPRICLGKEMAFLQMKRVIAGVLQQFRVVAAAETEPVYVADMTAKMKGGFPVRIEERN from the coding sequence ATGATTTTTCTCCTTTCGAgttcacacacaacacaatcCCTGCATAAATACTCAATACAGATCGATTCAAATTTCCTAAAAAAAATGGCCTTTACCTTCTTAACCACTCTCATCTTCTGCATACTtgtccccctctctctcttcatcttcacCAAATCTAAGACCACATCCAAAACCTCAACTAAGCTACCAAAATCATATCCTATCTTCGGTTCATTCTTCGCAATCGTGAAGAACAGAGATAGGTTCGTGCAGTGGTCATCAGAGATAGTGATATCTACACCCAACTTAACCTTTCCCCTCCACCGCGGCCGCGGCCATTGGATCATCTACACGGCCAACCCTGCCAACGTGCAGCATCTTCTCAAGGATAACTTCCACAACTACGAGAAGGGGAACTTCTTCAAAGTGAACTTGAGAGATTTTCTTGGTGATGGCATATTCAACTCCGATGGCCAGACATGGAAGTTCCAGAGGCAGGTTGCCAGCCATGAGTTCAACACCAAATCCCTACGCAAGTTCGTCGTCAACGTGGTGGACTCTGAGCTCTCTGAACGCCTCATTCCCATCTTGAGAAAGGCGGCGGTGGAGAAAACTGTCATTGACTTTCAGGACATTTTGCAGAGATTTGCTTTTGACAATATTTGCAAGATTGCGTTCGGTTATGATCCCGGATACCTGTCGGCATCTCTACCCAAGGAGAAGTTCGCGGTTGCTTTTGAAATGGCTGTGAAGCTCTCCACTGAGAGGTTCATCTCGTTCACCCCTTTGATCTGGAAAATTAAGAAGGCCATTAACGTCGGATCAGAGAAGCAACTTAAGATAGCTATAGGAGAAATACACACCTTTGCTAAGAAAATAATCCGGGAGAAAAAGCAAGAACTTGAGCATAAATCATCTCTGGAATCAGTTGATCTCCTTTCGAGATTCTTGAGCTCTGGACATTCTGATGAAGACTTCATCACAGATATAGTGATAAGTTTCATTCTAGCAGGCCGAGACACGACTTCCGCAGCACTGACATGGTTTTTCTGGCTGCTTTCAGATCGTGGAGAAGTGGAGAATGAGATTCTGAGAGAGATCAATGGAACATCAGAAGCTTCATCAGTTTATGATGAGGTGAAGGACATGGTATACACTCACGCTACAATTTGTGAAAGCATGAGGCTTTATCCTCCGGTTCCTACAGATAGTAAAGAAGCTATAGGTGATGATGTTTTGCCTGATGGAACAGCTGTAAAGAAGGGCATGAGAGTGCTCTATCATCCATATGCTATGGGTAGAGTTGAGAAAGTGTGGGGTAAAGATTGGGCAGAGTTCCGCCCGACACGGTGGTTGGAGAGGGCGGCAGGTGTTGATGGAAAGTGGAGTTTTGTAAACAGGGATAGCTTTACATACCCAGTTTTTCAGGCTGGACCGAGAATTTGCCTTGGGAAAGAGATGGCTTTCTTGCAGATGAAGAGGGTGATTGCTGGTGTTTTGCAGCAGTTTAGGGTGGTGGCGGCAGCAGAAACAGAGCCAGTATACGTAGCAGACATGACAGCTAAAATGAAGGGTGGTTTTCCAGTGAGGATTGAAGAGAGGAACTAG
- the LOC121781852 gene encoding transcription factor PRE3-like has protein sequence MSSRRSRSRHAGSSRITDDQINDLVSKLQQLLPEMHNRRSDKKSATKVLQETCNYIRSLHREVDDLSERLSELLENADTTQADLIRSLIMQ, from the exons ATGTCGAGCCGAAGATCAAGATCAAGGCACGCTGGATCCTCAAGGATCACCGATGATCAAATCAACGATCTTGTCTCCAAACTGCAGCAACTCCTCCCCGAGATGCACAATAGGCGCTCAGACAAG AAGTCAGCAACCAAAGTGTTGCAGGAGACATGCAACTACATTAGAAGCTTGCACAGAGAAGTTGATGACTTGAGTGAGAGGCTGTCTGAATTGCTTGAAAATGCAGACACAACTCAAGCTGATCTTATTAGAAGCTTAATCATGcagtag
- the LOC121782830 gene encoding pentatricopeptide repeat-containing protein At4g13650-like, translating to MLLARRGYFAHFSLQRLQLVASVNFPNKEISKNHRNYNAGALEQYLDVVDSLNGNDIEGGILKTELCENDEVSVGLVNRSTPAKELNVSEVLNGVSECRNSSFYEKTRSFYVGRDSHREVFTISRELDKIATLEDDAVFNVLQACIGAKVSFHFVQLLHAKIICCGSSKIPHVCNPLIDLYLKNECVDSAIQAFKNMRARDSVSWVAMISGLSRNCHELESIQLYSEMRRIGVYPTPYVFSSILSACTKISLYRVGQQLHALVCKWGFSSQVYVCNSLLSLYSRCGYLTSAELVFSEMKQRDKVSYNTLISGFSMQGSVGKSVELFEKMQTESLKPDSVTVASLLGSSSSMGNLNKGMQLHSYAIKAGICADIIIEGSLLDLYVKCSDVKTAHKLFLAMQTDNVVLWNMMLVAYGQLGDLHESFNLFSRMQIMGLKPNQYTYPSILRTCTSVGELDLGQQVHTQAIKTGFQPNVYVCSVLIDMYAKNGELETAMKILRRLSEDDIVSWTAMISGYTQHGMFAEAIKLFEEMQERWIQSDNIGLASAISACAGIQSLKQGRQIHSQSIVSGFSSDISVGNALVCLYARCGCVQEAHLTFEKMHSRDNVTWNGLISGFAQSGNHEEAMKVFTHMTQAGEVANMYTYGSAISAAANLAHVKLGKQIHGRILQTGHNSETEVCNVLVTLYAKCGCLNDAKRVFLEMPQKNEISWNSMITGYSQHGYGRKAIELFDDMNILELKPNHITYIGVLTACSHVGLVEEGLSYFKSMSEQHGLVPKQEHYACVVDILGRAGQLGRAKAFVQSMPITPDAMIWRTFLSACTVHKNREFGEVAAKHLLELEPDHSATYVLMSNMYAVTGEWGHRDRTRLLMRDRGVKKEAGRSWIEVKNTVHAFFVGDRLHPLADEIYKYLDELTKKAAAIGYVPDQSSLWNDAELRQKDLTAQIHSEKLAVAFGLLSLPDIIPLHVMKNLRVCNDCHNWIKFISKVVDRPIIVRDAYRFHHFQDGSCSCKDYW from the exons ATGTTGCTAGCTCGACGTGGCTACTTTGCGCACTTTTCCTTGCAGCGATTGCAGTTAGTAGCTTCAGTGAACTTCCCCAACAAG GAAATTAGTAAAAATCATCGAAATTACAATGCAGGTGCTCTAGAGCAATACCTGGATGTTGTAGACTCGCTAAATGGCAATGACATTGAAGGGGGAATTTTGAAAACCGAGCTGTGTGAAAACGATGAAGTTTCCGTGGGGCTTGTCAATCGGAGTACACCTGCAAAAGAGTTGAATGTATCAGAGGTATTGAATGGTGTTTCAGAATGTAGAAATTCGAGCTTCTACGAGAAAACAAGATCGTTTTATGTTGGGAGGGATTCACACAGGGAAGTATTCACCATTTCACGAGAGCTCGACAAGATTGCTACTCTAGAGGATGATGCCGTGTTTAATGTTCTGCAGGCTTGCATCGGTGCTAAAGTTTCTTTTCACTTTGTCCAACTGCTTCATGCTAAGATCATCTGCTGTGGTTCAAGTAAAATTCCTCATGTTTGCAATCCTCTGATTGACTTATACCTGAAGAATGAATGTGTGGATTCTGCAATTCAAGCATTTAAAAATATGCGTGCGAGGGATAGTGTGTCTTGGGTTGCCATGATATCAGGCTTGTCTCGTAATTGTCATGAACTAGAGAGTATTCAACTTTATAGTGAGATGCGAAGGATAGGAGTATATCCAACTCCATATGTTTTTTCAAGCATATTAAGTGCTTGCACTAAGATAAGCTTATATCGAGTAGGTCAGCAACTTCATGCTCTAGTATGCAAGTGGGGGTTCTCGTCACAAGTATATGTGTGCAACtctcttctttcactttattcTAGATGTGGTTACTTAACATCTGCTGAACTGGTTTTTAGTGAAATGAAGCAAAGGGATAAAGTTTCATATAACACTCTCATATCAGGGTTCTCTATGCAAGGATCAGTTGGTAAGTCTGTCGAATTGTTTGAGAAAATGCAGACTGAGTCCTTAAAACCAGATAGTGTTACGGTTGCGAGTCTGCTGGGTAGTAGTTCTTCAATGGGGAATCTTAATAAGGGAATGCAATTGCATTCATATGCAATCAAGGCAGGAATATGTGCGGATATCATTATCGAGGGTTCTCTGCTAGACCTTTACGTAAAATGTTCTGATGTTAAAACAGCTCATAAGCTTTTCCTTGCAATGCAAACAGATAATGTGGTGCTATGGAATATGATGCTAGTGGCATATGGACAGCTAGGAGATCTGCACGAGTCTTTTAACCTTTTTTCACGTATGCAAATTATGGGCTTGAAACCTAACCAATACACATACCCTAGCATTCTAAGAACGTGCACTTCTGTCGGAGAACTTGATCTAGGACAACAAGTTCATACCCAGGCTATAAAAACTGGATTTCAGCCAAATGTGTATGTCTGTAGTGTGCTTATCGATATGTATGCCAAAAATGGTGAACTTGAAACTGCCATGAAAATTTTGAGACGGCTTAGCGAAGATGATATAGTTTCTTGGACAGCTATGATCTCTGGATATACTCAACATGGCATGTTTGCTGAAGCTATTAAACTTTTCGAGGAAATGCAAGAACGATGGATTCAATCAGATAATATAGGATTAGCAAGTGCTATCAGTGCTTGTGCTGGAATTCAATCTCTAAAACAAGGACGTCAAATTCATAGTCAGTCTATTGTCTCCGGCTTCTCTTCAGATATATCAGTTGGGAATGCACTTGTATGTCTCTATGCTAGATGTGGTTGTGTACAAGAAGCACACTTGACATTTGAGAAAATGCATTCTAGAGATAATGTTACATGGAATGGTTTGATATCAGGATTTGCACAGAGTGGAAACCACGAAGAAGCAATGAAGGTCTTCACTCATATGACACAAGCTGGAGAGGTGGCTAATATGTACACCTATGGCTCTGCTATTAGTGCTGCTGCAAATTTGGCACATGTTAAACTAGGTAAGCAAATTCACGGCAGGATACTTCAAACAGGACATAATAGCGAGACTGAAGTGTGCAATGTCTTAGTAACATTGTATGCAAAGTGTGGATGCCTTAATGATGCCAAGAGGGTGTTCCTTGAGATGCCTCagaagaatgaaatttcatGGAATTCAATGATCACCGGTTATTCTCAACATGGATACGGTAGAAAAGCTATTGAGCTCTTTGACGATATGAATATCCTCGAGCTAAAGCCAAATCATATAACGTATATTGGAGTTTTGACTGCTTGTAGCCATGTAGGATTGGTGGAGGAGGGGCTTAGTTACTTCAAGTCCATGAGTGAACAACATGGTTTAGTACCTAAACAAGAACATTATGCATGTGTGGTCGATATTCTTGGAAGGGCAGGTCAACTCGGCCGTGCAAAAGCATTTGTGCAGTCTATGCCAATCACACCAGATGCTATGATCTGGAGGACCTTCTTAAGTGCTTGCACGGTCCACAAAAACAGAGAATTTGGTGAAGTTGCAGCGAAGCATCTCTTGGAGTTAGAACCTGACCATTCTGCTACTTATGTCCTTATGTCGAACATGTATGCTGTTACCGGTGAATGGGGTCATCGGGATCGCACAAGACTCCTCATGAGAGACAGAGGTGTGAAGAAAGAGGCTGGTCGTAGTTGGATTGAAGTGAAAAATACAGTCCATGCATTCTTTGTCGGTGATAGACTCCATCCTCTTGCAGACGAGATATACAAGTACTTGGATGAACTAACCAAGAAGGCGGCTGCAATTGGTTATGTGCCAGATCAAAGTAGCCTATGGAACGATGCGGAGCTTAGGCAGAAGGACCTGACTGCACAAATTCACAGTGAAAAGTTGGCTGTTGCTTTTGGACTTTTAAGTCTTCCAGATATCATCCCCTTGCATGTCATGAAGAATCTGCGCGTCTGTAACGATTGCCATAACTGGATTAAGTTTATCTCAAAGGTGGTTGATCGGCCTATCATTGTACGGGATGCCTATCGCTTCCATCATTTCCAAGATGGAAGCTGTTCTTGTAAAGATTATTGGTAA